Proteins encoded within one genomic window of Flavobacterium gilvum:
- a CDS encoding DUF262 domain-containing protein, whose product MEIESQIEYKTAENIKSLFEASENIRIPAYQRAYSWESKQCSQFLEDLLEQKSKRYYLGNFLFEKDGETLFIIDGQQRLTTTILFLSAIAKNQEKHGINIDGIKETYLTDIFRTIEDDQIIFKKVSQKHLVSAIDDTETISQKRIIDAFNFFETELTKLDSDSLYLVQQTLENAVISTFYITNKIEAIQVFEYQNNRGKELSRFEVIKAYLMHQIHIHSTNDVQANNDIADIQREISQTYRHIEAVESYFTESELLDNYCNLFFNMNGNIEAIKDKLNQEGNKIKWIKSFFENFVELTHSAKSIVSNKNISEITNLFFVGNEANWKLVLLTLFNKGEVSGDTFKRILKLLEILCFKLKLGDYRTDYLPHYANRYFNPTDIYNLDSLYQDIKNVTETGFKWYWNDGDRFKNIIINYFDNEKWHYDRNTIRFVLWQYENHLRQINRSGALLDKELYNKYTIEHIKPQNPTDEVYSEDFKKNFLQLAGNLALLTQSQNSKFGNKSFEKKSELFQDTALSSYTEIREKTVWTEIEIADRHQRISDFAKKYFDTTNL is encoded by the coding sequence ATGGAAATCGAATCACAAATTGAATACAAAACTGCAGAAAATATAAAATCACTTTTTGAAGCGTCTGAAAATATTAGAATTCCGGCTTATCAAAGAGCATATAGTTGGGAAAGCAAACAATGTTCGCAATTTCTTGAAGACCTTTTAGAACAAAAAAGTAAACGATATTATTTAGGTAATTTTCTATTTGAAAAAGATGGCGAAACACTTTTCATTATTGATGGGCAACAACGCTTAACAACAACAATTTTATTTCTTTCTGCAATTGCAAAAAATCAAGAAAAACACGGAATAAATATTGACGGAATAAAAGAAACATATTTAACTGATATTTTCAGAACAATTGAAGACGACCAAATCATTTTCAAAAAAGTAAGCCAAAAGCATTTAGTTTCTGCAATTGACGATACTGAAACAATTTCTCAAAAAAGAATTATTGATGCCTTTAATTTTTTTGAAACCGAATTAACAAAACTTGACAGCGACAGCTTGTATTTAGTTCAACAGACTTTAGAAAATGCAGTCATAAGTACTTTCTACATAACAAACAAAATAGAAGCTATACAAGTTTTTGAATACCAAAACAACCGAGGAAAAGAATTATCAAGATTTGAGGTTATCAAAGCTTATTTGATGCACCAAATTCATATACATAGTACAAATGACGTACAAGCAAATAATGATATTGCCGACATTCAAAGAGAAATTTCTCAAACGTATCGTCACATTGAAGCTGTTGAAAGTTATTTCACAGAAAGCGAACTTTTAGACAACTATTGCAATTTGTTCTTTAACATGAACGGTAACATTGAAGCAATTAAAGATAAACTAAACCAAGAAGGAAATAAAATCAAATGGATAAAATCATTCTTTGAAAATTTTGTAGAATTAACACATAGTGCGAAAAGCATTGTTAGTAATAAAAACATTTCTGAAATTACAAACTTGTTTTTTGTTGGCAACGAAGCAAATTGGAAATTGGTTTTACTTACATTATTCAACAAAGGAGAAGTTTCAGGCGATACGTTCAAGCGAATTTTAAAACTACTTGAAATTCTTTGTTTCAAATTAAAATTGGGCGACTATCGAACAGATTATTTACCACATTATGCTAATCGTTATTTTAACCCAACTGACATTTACAATCTTGACAGCTTATATCAAGACATCAAGAACGTAACAGAAACAGGTTTTAAGTGGTATTGGAATGATGGAGACAGATTCAAAAATATAATTATCAATTATTTTGACAATGAAAAATGGCATTATGATCGTAATACAATTCGCTTTGTATTATGGCAATATGAAAATCATTTAAGACAAATAAACCGTTCAGGTGCGTTGTTAGACAAAGAACTTTACAACAAATACACAATTGAACACATTAAACCGCAAAATCCAACTGACGAAGTATATAGTGAAGATTTTAAAAAGAATTTTCTACAGCTTGCAGGTAATTTAGCTTTATTAACACAAAGTCAAAACAGTAAATTTGGTAATAAATCTTTTGAAAAGAAAAGCGAACTTTTCCAAGATACTGCTCTATCGAGCTATACAGAAATTAGAGAAAAAACTGTTTGGACTGAAATAGAAATAGCTGACAGACATCAACGAATTTCTGACTTTGCTAAAAAATATTTTGACACAACAAACTTGTAA
- a CDS encoding helix-turn-helix domain-containing protein, with amino-acid sequence MKKETIQEAIGKFIYNERKKQKLSLTALSIKVYKNKCSATRIGNIEKGKTKNYSINTVFEIFYALNYDLREIFKE; translated from the coding sequence ATGAAAAAAGAAACTATTCAAGAAGCTATCGGTAAATTCATTTACAACGAGCGTAAAAAACAAAAGTTAAGCTTAACTGCATTATCTATAAAAGTGTATAAAAACAAATGCTCGGCAACACGTATAGGAAATATAGAAAAAGGAAAAACAAAAAATTATTCCATAAATACTGTATTCGAAATATTTTATGCATTAAATTATGACTTGAGAGAAATTTTCAAGGAATAA
- a CDS encoding helix-turn-helix domain-containing protein has translation MDFQEQSLFNTLLSKFEPIAKRWMKEVLIELTHETKPENIRHSVKVTAKRNSLSEGTIRNYIKRGIIDAEKIGRRILIDESQFEKGLSEVKSLKYKR, from the coding sequence ATGGACTTTCAAGAACAATCGTTATTTAATACGTTACTATCCAAATTTGAGCCTATTGCTAAAAGATGGATGAAAGAGGTACTAATAGAACTAACCCATGAAACAAAACCCGAAAACATAAGGCATTCCGTAAAGGTAACGGCCAAGAGGAATAGCCTTTCAGAAGGAACTATTAGGAATTACATAAAAAGGGGAATTATTGATGCCGAAAAAATTGGGCGGAGAATCCTTATTGACGAATCCCAATTCGAAAAAGGACTTTCAGAAGTGAAATCTTTAAAATATAAAAGATAA
- a CDS encoding tyrosine-type recombinase/integrase: protein MKYTFKLKEPNSQKETLIYFTCFFKDEDKKFIYSTGEKIHPKNWDAQNKFPFLNGKNKAEFVESIKIQLNRYSDLMQKTETERKKINEPFTADTLKKVFDEEFKRTPKGKNVFFEAYDTFFNEKAGKLEWTAGTKTRYQNIKNILERFEIAKNYPLTFNRIDEKFHAEFTDYSLNTLKHVNNTYLRNVVFFKTFMNWAIDRKYTYNEKFKKFNKNESGKDIIKETATSQIALTIDDLNKIMNHTFKSKSLERVRDVFVFACVTGMRFGELSLISKSNVTDTHIVLKEEKGVFKEPRNIPLTTLSKYILTKYDYELPLIANQKQNQYLKKAFEEMEFSNKIEKTTNRGREIERSEDFIYNRITTHTARRTFITMMKRKGVSDKLIARATGHKDMATLNKYYQVDDEQTKEAMDDVFSIEIPLKKIN, encoded by the coding sequence ATGAAGTACACCTTTAAACTAAAAGAACCCAATTCCCAAAAAGAAACATTAATCTACTTTACTTGTTTCTTCAAAGACGAAGATAAAAAATTTATCTATTCAACTGGCGAAAAAATCCACCCTAAAAACTGGGATGCACAAAACAAATTCCCTTTTCTGAATGGAAAGAACAAAGCCGAATTTGTGGAATCAATCAAAATCCAATTAAATAGGTATTCCGATTTGATGCAAAAAACGGAAACCGAACGCAAAAAGATAAATGAGCCTTTCACAGCAGACACCCTCAAAAAGGTATTTGATGAAGAATTTAAAAGAACCCCGAAAGGAAAGAACGTATTTTTTGAGGCCTATGATACTTTTTTCAATGAGAAAGCAGGCAAACTTGAATGGACTGCTGGAACCAAAACAAGGTACCAGAATATAAAAAATATTCTCGAAAGGTTTGAGATTGCTAAAAATTACCCTCTTACATTCAATCGCATTGACGAGAAGTTTCATGCTGAATTTACAGATTATTCCCTAAATACCTTAAAGCACGTAAATAACACCTATTTGAGAAATGTTGTTTTCTTCAAAACCTTCATGAATTGGGCTATTGATAGGAAATATACCTATAACGAAAAGTTTAAGAAATTCAATAAAAATGAAAGTGGAAAAGACATAATTAAGGAAACCGCTACCAGTCAAATTGCTTTGACTATTGATGACTTAAACAAAATAATGAACCACACTTTCAAGTCAAAAAGTTTGGAGCGTGTGCGGGATGTTTTTGTGTTTGCTTGCGTTACCGGAATGAGATTTGGCGAACTCTCACTTATTTCAAAAAGCAATGTGACTGATACGCATATTGTATTGAAAGAAGAAAAAGGCGTTTTCAAAGAGCCCCGTAATATCCCATTAACCACACTATCAAAATATATTTTAACCAAGTACGATTACGAATTACCGTTAATTGCCAATCAAAAACAAAATCAATATTTGAAAAAAGCATTTGAGGAAATGGAATTTTCAAACAAAATAGAAAAAACAACCAATCGAGGTCGAGAAATAGAACGTTCTGAGGACTTTATCTATAACAGAATCACAACGCACACCGCCAGGAGAACCTTCATCACAATGATGAAAAGGAAAGGAGTTTCTGACAAATTAATTGCAAGAGCCACAGGACATAAGGACATGGCCACCTTAAATAAATATTACCAAGTGGATGATGAACAAACCAAAGAGGCAATGGATGATGTTTTTAGTATCGAAATTCCTTTAAAGAAAATAAATTAA
- a CDS encoding Mpo1 family 2-hydroxy fatty acid dioxygenase, which translates to MKTLNQWFDEYAVSHQNPQNKAIHYICVPAIFFSIVGLLMSIPSGFLNNLLGFNQPIIENWAAVILIFVLLFYLRLSVAMAAKITVFSILCLTINYYIGQLLTLWFFSLSVFVIAWIGQFYGHKIEGKKPSFLKDIQFLLIGPAWVVHNIFSKK; encoded by the coding sequence ATGAAAACACTAAATCAATGGTTTGACGAATATGCTGTAAGTCATCAAAATCCACAAAACAAAGCCATACATTATATCTGTGTACCTGCAATTTTCTTTTCGATTGTAGGGTTGTTAATGAGCATTCCAAGTGGATTTTTGAATAATTTACTAGGGTTTAACCAACCAATAATAGAAAATTGGGCGGCCGTAATTTTAATTTTCGTGTTGCTGTTTTACCTCCGGCTCTCTGTTGCAATGGCTGCCAAAATAACTGTTTTTTCAATTTTATGTTTAACAATCAATTATTACATCGGGCAATTGCTGACACTTTGGTTTTTTTCCCTTAGCGTCTTTGTTATAGCTTGGATTGGACAATTTTACGGACATAAAATTGAGGGCAAAAAACCTTCTTTCCTAAAAGACATTCAATTCTTACTGATTGGTCCTGCATGGGTTGTTCATAATATATTTTCAAAAAAATAA
- a CDS encoding NmrA/HSCARG family protein — MENKKIITVFGATGAQGGGLARAILTDKNSEFTVRVVTRDANSDKSKAFLQLGAEVVEANIDDIKSIKNAITGAYGAYFVTFFWDHFSVDKELQEVNNFIEAARESHLKHIIWSTLEDTRNWMRLDDDRMPTLHGKYKVPHFDGKGEADHYFREAELPTTFLRTSFYWDNFIHFGMGPQKGEDGNYYIAFPMDDKKLPAIAAEDIGKCAYGVFKKGNELIGKTVGIAGEKLSGDEMAEKLSKALNKKVLFNRVTPEAYRNFGFPGADDLGNMFQFKRDFNDDFNNARNEIFAKELNPELQNFDMWLSANASRIPIE; from the coding sequence ATGGAAAACAAAAAGATAATCACCGTTTTTGGTGCAACAGGAGCACAAGGCGGAGGACTTGCCAGAGCAATTTTAACTGACAAAAACAGTGAATTTACAGTAAGAGTTGTAACCCGAGATGCCAATTCTGATAAATCCAAAGCATTCTTGCAATTGGGTGCCGAAGTTGTCGAAGCAAATATTGACGATATTAAGAGTATCAAAAATGCAATTACAGGTGCCTATGGTGCTTATTTTGTTACTTTTTTTTGGGATCATTTCTCAGTTGACAAAGAATTGCAGGAAGTAAACAACTTTATTGAAGCTGCAAGAGAATCCCATTTGAAACACATTATTTGGTCAACACTTGAGGACACCAGAAACTGGATGCGATTGGACGATGACAGAATGCCCACCTTACACGGCAAATACAAAGTTCCTCACTTTGACGGTAAGGGAGAAGCCGATCACTACTTTAGAGAAGCAGAGTTGCCTACCACATTTTTAAGAACTTCTTTTTACTGGGACAATTTTATACATTTTGGTATGGGGCCTCAAAAAGGAGAAGACGGCAACTATTATATTGCATTCCCGATGGATGATAAAAAATTGCCAGCAATAGCAGCCGAAGACATTGGTAAATGTGCTTATGGTGTTTTCAAAAAAGGCAACGAACTTATTGGAAAAACTGTGGGTATCGCCGGAGAAAAACTCAGTGGAGATGAAATGGCCGAAAAACTATCTAAAGCCTTAAACAAAAAAGTACTTTTTAATCGCGTAACCCCAGAAGCGTATCGAAATTTTGGTTTCCCGGGTGCCGATGATTTAGGCAACATGTTTCAGTTTAAAAGGGATTTCAATGATGATTTTAACAATGCGAGAAATGAAATTTTTGCAAAAGAATTAAACCCCGAACTACAAAATTTTGATATGTGGCTTTCTGCCAATGCCTCCCGAATTCCGATTGAATAA
- the gcvT gene encoding glycine cleavage system aminomethyltransferase GcvT, protein MKNTALTHLHEGLGAKMLPFAGYNMPITYEGVNAEHETVRNAVGVFDVSHMGEFFLSGPNALALIQKITSNDASTLTIGRAQYSCLPNNEGGIVDDLIIYKMKEEEYLLVVNASNIEKDWNWISAHNDLGVEMKNLSDDYSLLAIQGPKAVEAMQSLSSIDLSAIAYYHFEVADFAGFPNVIISATGYTGSGGFEIYCKNSDAEAIWNKVFEAGASFGIKPIGLAARDTLRLEMGFCLYGNDINDTTSPLEAGLGWITKFNKEFTNSTSLKKQKEEGVSKKLVAFEMQERAVPRHDYEIVDGSGAVIGIVTSGTMSPSMNKGIGLGYVTTANSTIDSDIYIRIRKNDVPAKVVKLPFYKKSF, encoded by the coding sequence ATGAAAAATACTGCTTTAACGCACTTACATGAGGGTTTGGGAGCAAAAATGCTACCGTTTGCTGGATACAATATGCCTATTACTTACGAAGGCGTAAATGCAGAACACGAAACGGTTCGGAATGCAGTAGGTGTTTTTGATGTGTCTCACATGGGTGAATTTTTTCTTTCTGGTCCAAATGCTTTGGCTTTGATTCAAAAAATAACTTCGAACGATGCTTCAACTTTGACAATCGGGAGAGCCCAATATTCTTGTTTACCAAATAATGAAGGCGGAATTGTAGATGATTTAATCATTTATAAAATGAAAGAAGAAGAATATTTACTGGTTGTAAATGCTTCAAATATCGAAAAAGACTGGAATTGGATTTCGGCACACAATGATTTAGGTGTTGAAATGAAAAACCTGTCTGATGACTATTCTTTACTTGCCATTCAAGGACCAAAAGCTGTTGAAGCAATGCAGTCATTATCATCTATAGATTTATCAGCGATTGCATATTATCATTTTGAAGTTGCAGATTTTGCCGGTTTTCCTAATGTAATAATCTCTGCAACAGGTTACACAGGTTCTGGAGGATTTGAAATTTACTGCAAAAATTCTGACGCAGAAGCTATTTGGAATAAAGTATTTGAAGCTGGAGCTTCTTTTGGAATAAAACCTATAGGTTTGGCAGCAAGAGACACTTTGCGTCTCGAAATGGGATTCTGCTTATACGGCAATGACATTAATGATACAACTTCTCCTCTTGAAGCAGGATTAGGGTGGATTACCAAATTCAACAAGGAATTTACCAATTCGACTAGCCTGAAAAAGCAAAAAGAAGAAGGAGTAAGCAAAAAATTAGTGGCTTTTGAAATGCAGGAAAGAGCTGTACCAAGACACGACTACGAAATTGTTGACGGTTCGGGGGCAGTAATTGGAATTGTGACCTCTGGAACTATGTCGCCTTCTATGAATAAAGGAATTGGGCTGGGCTATGTAACAACTGCAAACAGCACAATAGATAGCGATATTTATATCCGAATCAGAAAAAATGATGTTCCTGCCAAAGTGGTAAAACTTCCTTTTTACAAAAAAAGTTTCTAA
- a CDS encoding S41 family peptidase, with translation MKKITLVFLFSALPLFAQNSDASCDVLLKINNLLQREHFSPKPINDSLSVYLFDELMNKLDPSRIIFLKSQVDTLSKKYRLNLDDLILRKNCFFITDIKSEYRKSLLRNKSIFEKLNHETINFKIKDTIRFKQNDTEFTLKENNVEKAMNKKVRFEILSEIAERSKNLDSLKLNFDSMSLESKKNIINNELCKINFLLSDEKSFEDNIFNIFCGYFDPHTNYFSNDTKSSFVSTLSKEKLSLGLDVSLNEKNEIIVEEIDPNGPAFKTGKIKKGDQIIAVSNQKETLEVSCSSLESIAILMSSELNTNITLTIKRNSGKSFNVSIEKQVLKDEENTVYSFIVDKEIKVGYIKIPSFYSNFEDGNNKGCAQDVAKETIKLMKDNIKGLVLDLTDNGGGSMEEAVKLAGLFIDSGPISIVADNKRQLSVINDPYRGVIYKGPIVIIINGNSASASEFCASIMQDYNRALLIGSTSLGKATMQTIVPLEKDDEEHFVKLTISKFYRITGKSHQSTGVIPDVQIPTIYQDVNQKESDFPTALKNESLNTQIRFTPYVSNEFIESLAQKSRERVAQSPFFNSIIALNTKIDTILKKSKFEIPMTLDDVFANQTKINDLSEEINNFKEDDLNLNVSNSEYNKTLLTMFPSLIEYNKIQLDNLKSNHYLNEAISIIADYKVLKQK, from the coding sequence ATGAAAAAAATTACACTTGTGTTTCTGTTTTCAGCATTACCACTATTTGCACAAAATAGCGATGCAAGCTGTGATGTTTTACTCAAAATAAACAATTTACTTCAAAGAGAGCATTTTAGTCCAAAACCGATAAACGACAGTTTATCGGTTTATCTTTTCGATGAACTAATGAATAAACTAGATCCCTCTAGAATTATTTTCCTAAAATCACAAGTGGATACGCTTTCTAAAAAATACCGTCTTAACCTAGACGATCTCATTTTAAGAAAAAATTGTTTTTTTATCACAGATATAAAAAGTGAATACCGAAAATCATTATTGAGAAACAAATCTATATTTGAAAAACTCAATCACGAAACAATCAATTTCAAGATAAAAGACACTATTCGATTCAAGCAAAACGACACTGAATTCACGCTGAAAGAAAACAATGTCGAGAAAGCAATGAATAAAAAAGTGCGATTTGAAATATTGAGTGAGATAGCTGAAAGAAGTAAAAATTTAGACTCTTTAAAACTCAATTTTGATTCAATGAGTCTGGAATCCAAAAAGAACATTATCAATAATGAACTCTGTAAAATCAATTTTCTGCTTTCAGATGAAAAATCATTTGAGGATAATATTTTCAATATTTTTTGCGGGTATTTTGACCCACATACCAATTATTTCAGCAACGATACCAAATCGAGTTTTGTTTCGACTTTATCCAAAGAAAAACTATCATTGGGATTAGACGTAAGTCTTAATGAAAAAAACGAAATTATCGTAGAAGAAATCGACCCCAACGGTCCTGCTTTCAAAACAGGAAAAATCAAAAAAGGAGATCAAATCATTGCGGTATCCAACCAAAAGGAGACTTTGGAAGTTTCCTGTTCCTCACTTGAATCGATAGCAATTTTAATGTCTTCTGAATTAAATACAAACATAACCCTGACAATCAAACGAAACTCAGGAAAAAGTTTCAATGTTAGTATCGAAAAGCAGGTTTTAAAAGATGAAGAAAACACAGTATATAGCTTTATAGTTGACAAAGAAATCAAAGTTGGGTATATCAAAATACCCAGTTTCTATTCCAATTTTGAAGACGGAAACAACAAAGGCTGTGCTCAGGATGTTGCCAAAGAAACCATCAAATTAATGAAAGACAACATAAAAGGACTGGTTTTGGATTTGACAGACAACGGTGGCGGTTCTATGGAAGAAGCTGTAAAATTGGCTGGTTTATTTATTGATAGCGGCCCAATATCTATAGTTGCCGATAATAAAAGACAATTATCAGTAATAAACGACCCGTACAGAGGCGTTATTTACAAAGGGCCAATTGTCATTATAATCAACGGAAATTCTGCCTCAGCAAGTGAATTTTGCGCTTCAATCATGCAGGATTACAATAGAGCACTTTTGATAGGTAGCACTTCTCTGGGAAAAGCGACAATGCAAACTATTGTACCTCTTGAAAAAGATGATGAAGAGCATTTTGTAAAACTGACAATAAGTAAATTTTACAGAATCACAGGAAAAAGCCATCAATCGACAGGGGTTATTCCCGATGTTCAGATTCCTACCATTTATCAGGATGTGAATCAAAAAGAAAGTGATTTCCCTACAGCTTTAAAAAATGAAAGTCTAAATACCCAAATTCGATTCACACCATATGTAAGCAATGAATTTATTGAATCTCTTGCTCAAAAAAGTAGAGAAAGAGTGGCGCAAAGTCCTTTTTTTAATTCCATTATTGCACTCAATACAAAAATTGACACCATCTTAAAGAAATCAAAATTCGAAATCCCAATGACATTGGATGACGTTTTTGCGAATCAAACCAAAATCAATGATTTATCAGAAGAAATCAATAATTTCAAAGAAGATGATTTAAACTTAAACGTTTCCAATTCAGAGTACAACAAAACTTTGCTAACAATGTTTCCTTCGCTTATCGAGTACAACAAAATACAACTTGACAACTTAAAATCTAATCATTATCTAAATGAAGCTATATCCATAATAGCAGATTACAAAGTATTGAAACAAAAATAA
- a CDS encoding YebC/PmpR family DNA-binding transcriptional regulator, with translation MGRAFEFRKGRKMKRWSAMAKAFTRIGKDIVMAVKEGGPNPDANSRLRAVIQNAKAANMPKENVERAIKKATEKDTANYKEVLFEGYAPHGIALLIETATDNNNRTVANVRSYFNKCNGTMGTQGSVEFMFDHTCNFRIPKGGIDPEELELELIDFGAEEVFEDEDGILIYAPFGSFGTIQKELESRKIEILSSGFERIPQITKKLSEAEVADVEKLIEKLEEDDDVMNVYHTMEE, from the coding sequence ATGGGAAGAGCATTTGAGTTTCGAAAAGGTAGAAAAATGAAACGTTGGTCGGCAATGGCCAAAGCATTTACCAGAATTGGTAAAGATATTGTTATGGCGGTAAAAGAAGGTGGGCCAAATCCTGATGCCAATTCAAGATTAAGAGCTGTAATTCAGAATGCCAAGGCTGCCAATATGCCTAAAGAAAATGTTGAACGCGCCATAAAAAAAGCAACAGAAAAAGACACCGCAAACTATAAAGAAGTATTATTTGAAGGTTATGCTCCTCACGGAATTGCCCTTTTGATTGAGACTGCTACAGACAATAACAACAGAACGGTTGCAAACGTTAGAAGTTATTTCAACAAATGCAATGGAACGATGGGAACTCAGGGTTCTGTAGAATTCATGTTTGACCACACTTGCAATTTCAGAATTCCAAAAGGCGGTATTGACCCGGAAGAATTAGAATTGGAACTAATTGATTTTGGTGCCGAGGAAGTTTTTGAAGACGAAGACGGAATTTTAATTTATGCTCCTTTTGGTAGTTTTGGAACAATTCAAAAAGAACTGGAAAGCAGAAAAATTGAGATATTATCTTCTGGTTTTGAAAGAATCCCACAAATCACAAAAAAATTATCCGAAGCCGAAGTGGCCGATGTAGAAAAATTGATTGAAAAACTTGAAGAAGATGATGACGTTATGAACGTTTATCACACAATGGAAGAGTAA
- a CDS encoding LamG domain-containing protein yields the protein MKKIFLSTLLFAFLISANAQTPIQEFNFNGSLNNVKKDVAFSGTVYYVKDRAGVANGAIHVCSTVLETTIPNLPVSNAARTVSVWVKYKDVTKANYIWGYGNTLNAQYFGLLQQSTTNSKSDLNLAGWGPTNDVIVTTAIASDVWYNYIVTYDGLVSKIYKNGELIKSSLGPKKNTFSSAFWMGKIGSNVSIDADIDDLKIFDIALTTDEVARLYANSLMQNSNYDSIAVANATEKKVVLTTTAKTTKTGIEKSDVVLSVPEETLPVKTSEIYSEKGLKVYRTDKNKIDISNLPEGTYMLKVTNSQNGSMNQKLTAN from the coding sequence ATGAAAAAAATTTTCCTCTCTACATTGTTGTTTGCGTTTTTAATTTCTGCAAATGCCCAAACACCAATACAAGAATTTAATTTTAACGGTTCACTTAATAATGTAAAAAAAGACGTTGCCTTTTCGGGTACGGTTTATTATGTTAAAGATAGAGCAGGAGTTGCCAATGGTGCAATACACGTTTGTAGCACTGTTTTAGAGACAACTATTCCTAATCTCCCAGTTTCTAATGCTGCTAGGACAGTTTCTGTTTGGGTTAAATATAAAGATGTTACGAAGGCTAATTATATTTGGGGGTATGGGAATACACTTAACGCGCAATATTTTGGTTTGTTGCAACAAAGTACGACCAACTCAAAATCAGATTTGAATCTTGCTGGTTGGGGGCCTACAAACGACGTTATTGTGACGACAGCTATAGCCTCTGATGTTTGGTATAACTATATTGTTACTTATGACGGACTTGTCTCCAAAATTTACAAAAATGGGGAACTGATAAAATCATCATTAGGCCCTAAAAAAAATACTTTTTCGTCAGCATTTTGGATGGGTAAAATAGGTTCAAATGTTAGTATTGATGCAGATATAGATGATTTAAAAATATTTGATATTGCTCTGACTACTGATGAAGTTGCAAGATTATATGCAAATAGTTTAATGCAGAATAGTAACTATGATAGTATTGCTGTCGCAAATGCAACTGAAAAAAAGGTGGTTTTGACAACTACTGCCAAAACGACTAAAACAGGCATCGAAAAATCAGATGTTGTTTTGTCTGTTCCTGAGGAAACATTGCCGGTTAAAACATCTGAAATCTATTCAGAAAAAGGATTGAAGGTTTATAGAACTGACAAGAATAAAATTGATATTAGTAATTTGCCTGAAGGGACTTATATGCTGAAAGTTACCAATTCACAGAATGGTAGTATGAATCAAAAGCTAACAGCAAATTAG